In the Uranotaenia lowii strain MFRU-FL chromosome 1, ASM2978415v1, whole genome shotgun sequence genome, CACccgtaggatgagttcctcatttctgagttgttaatcattagtacagtaaatgaggacagaatttttaaatgaaataaatacgggattggttgtgaatgtccGATGGAATGATACCATGAGTTGTATTTCGTTGTAcggcgccatcttgaaatctaagatggtggcttccgccTAACTTCAAAGTGTTCTAAAGAACATAAAATCGCTTGAAACCCTctcaatatgggtattgggcgcatcttgaaatccaagatggcggcttccgttgaacttttaaatgctttaaatgacttaaaatctcaTGAAAGCCCTACAATATTAGTATTGTGTGAAAGGGCCGATTAGCTATCAAAACCACAGCTTTAGGAAGCCATCACCAGACCCGgacggaaactgttcttggaAGTGATCCCCAGATAATCCTCTTCCTTTCCCATCAGTAAACATCATTAACTGTTGTCGCCGCGACGATTACGCCCCCCCTCTTATTGACccaaagttagaaaaaatgctCCCGGCACGTAAAAACTTTAATAATAAAagccttaataaaaccatttgtaaataaaaaaaaataggaagggTCAATCACCCCTAATAAAATCCGAGATGAAGGCTCCCGATTAActctaaaatgctgtaaacgactaaaaatcacatgaaacctttacaatatgggtattgtgTGAAagagctaaacgagtagaaataaaatttcgttATCTGACGCCAAATGGGATTTGCAATTCAAGTATGTGCAATCTAGCCTGACATCTTGTTCGAGAACTGTTACCTTATTTTAACACGGTTTTAAAATCAAGCACTACGTGCCTTAATAAAACATGCAAgaaaaagcttaaaacaaaCTTCTTAGTTTATGTTTCATTGGAGTTTTAATAGAACATACAGCACTCTTTCTAAACAACGTAAACGGTATATTAATAAAAGCTTTATTAGCGCTTTCAGAACTACCTGGAAATAAAtggttgaatcaagaatctaagcatttttcacgaccataataaaacagttatatccttgagaaaaaagaataaaaaaaaaataaaacagttataGAATTAGATGCGTATAAAATGCTATAATAAAACCacaataaaactttcaaacgcTAGTtggcttattttcatcatatcttttatgaaaaaatagaaacCCGCCGTCTTTTACAGATTCTGCAGATGCATTTCAAGTTTTGCATACATTTTGCATGCATGCTTCAAGAATAAGAACGATATTTTATTCCGTAGGAGAGATaaaggcataatggccaccttaagaaggacgcttatttaactaTAGAAACAGTTATAATATGTGAGataaatcattgtttcgtgttcaggtACTAATACTATATTCTAACTGTCTGAAACATggaaaagaagataaaaaaagtttcaaaatgcagtctaaaatttttttgccgaaagctgacaATCTGAcgctgtaggggcataatgagaaccccccttgAGACAGTTTAAGCactattaatcggggcacgatgagcattttcttccgtagaatctagcagcgaattcaactcgatgaagtcaactgaattatagagctacagcttgacttgcttcatctgacgatttgacctattggtaaggtgtcggagaggtaatcagggGGCacgagttcgatttctgtttgcttgtggcgttaggcggctaGGATTCGGGACatcactttgtaggcggcattgaggacagtgatcgctcgatagttctcacagtccaatttgtcgcccttcttgtagatgaggcatattaccccctcaaaaaatatatttttttaattggtgtTTTGCATCATTTATCACATTTTTCctgaacataaaatttttgttagagATTCTAGTTACTAGATATAGCTGAGGGATCAAGCAGACGCAATAACCTGTTAAAATGAAAGATTCAACAAAGGTTTTAGAGGTGGAATAGAGCTAACGTTTATGTCCATTTCTTTTTCATGTCCTTACAAAACTACACTCTACACTAGCGATTGTTAGTTCCACCAACGATCGTCAATACCCAAATTGCCTAATTGTGGATTTCAACAGATGTCGCAGTAGTCATGTTTATGGTCTCAGAGGTCAGTCAGGTATATgtacatatatttgaaaattcgatTAATTCAATGACATTCTGAGAAAATTACATTCAAAGGCAAGATTTGGTTCTAGAGGcaataaatttgatatgaaattaaGACACAGAAAATGATTTCTATCATTATAACTCAATACCGTTCAAAATATGTActcttttataaaataaatctatttcatatgtttcatttttttatattttcagccTAAGTGCAATTAAACTTAAACCCAAGcttcgaatttcgaaaaaatcaagCAACAAATATCAAGCACCTTAGTTTTACATGAAACTGTAAGTAAAAAAGTTGAACGGTTTTGCAGTGTTTTTATCATGTTAGAATAGAAACGAGAGATGAAATTCGCTTGCATTTATCACAAATTCTCGCTACAGGAGcggcaacaaaaaaaagtcactTTGAAATACCTGATGAATAGAACAGtcgtttttaacaaaattttgtttctgaaGTTGTTCTCTCTGTGACTGTTTATTACATCAACTGTCTGTTAACGAAAAGATTGTTCATTTTCGTCAACTGATCCTCGTcgatttttgacggtcgccatattgagacattttattttaataaatacacTCCCGCATCGTTCGCATGTCTCAATAAGTggatcttaaattttattttttccacgctacaatattttttaaaattatgtattCCAGTTTCCGCTAGTTTTCACCAAATAACCGCATCACTATCTACCATAAATTTAGCCTATTCGGTGACTCATAAACCGTAGTTGTTTCATGTTAGTATGCAGACGCCACCAAATTTGTTTTGGCTGTTTCGTCGTACATGTGTGATATCTATACCGCCACCGTTCAGTTTTTATGTGGTGTGTTGTTTACCATTAGGAGTGGCCTCCATTCGATGTATCGATATCAGTCTGGTCCCGATAAAACCACCCACACCGGACGCTTGAcaagttgaaacaaaaaaaaaacaaacttaataCCGTTGTGCCGCTTTCAGGTGCTTACAACAGCTTAGAGCGGGGATATGGATTTtttctttctgataaaatgataaacaaaaaacaatgcTTGACGGTGCATCTCTAGTTGCAATTTTTCGTTGGTTAATGTCACGagtatttttgtatttaaattgaACACGAATATTcgttaaaaaagataaaattagaAGGTCACATCCGATACCAACACCATCTACCGCCAATTTGGTGCAACGTGGCTAAAGCTTTTTCATCCCACACACCCGAGCACGTTTCGTTTCCTATTCCAAAGAACTACGTTATCAGTTCGTTCATGAAAACCGTCAACAAAACCCACCCGCCGCTTTGCTTTGCCTTTATCACCAAAACAGCTGAGAGagctgagaataaaaaaaaaattaaccgacagagtttggttgcgCTTTCAAAGGGCAACTAACCGATCGCAACCAGTTGACGCAATGCTTTTGAGTCGAGTTTTAAAGTTTATGATTTTGAGCGATTACGTGTGAGcgttgtttaaaatatttgaaaaaaaagaaggatGGCTTCTAACAGGAAAACTTTCATACTAGCCGATTCCCAGGGATACAGAAATATGAacggttgttgttgttattattataattatttttgtctgTGCTTTTGATCACCTACTAAAATTACTTGTCTTTTCTAGATCCTAAAATCAAAGCTCACGTCCGTAAGTACCTGGCCTCGGTGAGCAATCAGCACGCGGACGGTCACCACTCGCAGAACTCGTCGAGTCCCTCGTCGCCGATCCACAATCGCCATTCGCCGGCGTCACCCCTCTCGGAGCGAGGCCCCTCTCGGATCCAATCGCCCGCAGTAACCGGAGGTTCCGGTTCCGGCCGGTTCGGTCACCGTATCAGTTCTTCCGATCCGTCGTGCCGCCCCTCGCGCATTCCTCAGGCGGTCACGGCGAAAAACAGCTGGAGTGCGCCACAGAGTCCTCACGGTAGCCTGAAGCCGCCTCGGCCCTCGATGATCCCGACGACGACGGTAGCCAACGGAGGAGGAGGGACCCCGAATCAGCTGCAGAAGTCGAGGGACGAACATCACAATCAGTATTCCAACTCACCGTTTGGGCCGCAGGCTCCCAAAAAGGGTTTCGAGGCGTTCATGATGACCGGTGATCTCATTCTGAACCTCTCGAGGACGCCGCAAAGCTCCGGCATACTGCCGCAGGCCAAGAAGGTCGATAGTCTGAGGGACTCGCCGAGCCATCGGGCCAGTACCAAGCGGAAAAACGGTGCCGTTGCACCGCACGCCAAGTGTGATTCCTCGCCTAGTTCACCGggtagcagcagcaacagcaataGCTGTTCCGAACACAACGACGGCGGCAGCAAACTGAAACCCCCGGGTCAGGATTATAAATCCAAGAAGAGCCGTAGTCACGAGCTTCAGGTGGCGGCGGCGGAGGATCAGAACACCGGAAGTTCGATAGAATCGATAGTTAATAGCAGTAGTAAAAAGCTGAGCGCCGGAAGCAATCACAATAACAAtcacagcagcaacaacaataaTCGGTTGATGGAAGGTGGTGGGGAAGTGCGGGCCGAGGAGTTGGTCAACTCCCGGAACAGTAGTAGTGAGGCGGCAGCTTGTGGCGGGGCATATAGCAATAGTGCCGGTAGCAGCGTGGATGCCGAAGACGAAGACGAGAACCCGGACGATTTGATCGATTTGCGATCGATGCGGACAAACACTAGCGGCTGTGTGTCGTCCTCGTTGCTCGGGGAGCGGAATTCCGCCAGGCGGGACGTACGCTCCTCGGGTCCGGACGGCAGTTTTAATAGTGTCACTGTCCAAGCGGATGATCGCACCGGAGCCGGCAGCGATAGCGTCGACAGTAGTAGCGGAAGCAGCGGAGGCGTTGCCAATGGGGATTTGCACCACCGCTATCATCAATCCAGTAGAAGTAAATCTTCGTCGTCGTCCGGTGGCGGAGGAACAACCGTTAAAAGTGAAAGTTCCCCTGAAATGAGCTACTCAGTGCCAACATCTCCAACCTCTCTTTCGGCTGCCCCAATCCTAGAAGGTTACTCCTCATCACTAAAGAAACGGGAACTTCAACTGGCTAATTCAGTCCCTACAAGTCCGGAATCGGAAACGCAAGACATCGTACGTCGGGGGGCATCCTctggtcatcatcatcatcatcactacCATCACCACCACCATCATCACCAGCAACAACACACTAGTAGCAACAGTCAGCAGCAGTCCTCCTCTAACAGTGGcggtgctgctgctgccggtCAAAGTGCCAGTCTCATGAGTGCCAGCAGCAGCGGAGTAGTAAGGAAATGTGATGCCGCCGGTTTCCGCACCAGCCGATCCGAGGATCACCTGCAGCAAACGCAAAGGGATGGCGGAATCGGAGCGGTCGTGCCAATCGACATCGACGAAGATGTCAACAGCTCACTGAACACCCTTCTGGACACACGGCACGATTCGGAAGAGTCCCAAGGTTCCGATCACGATCGGATAGTCTGGACCTACAACGCTCCGGTATCGCAGGCCAACGGGGGCCAACCCCCGACAACCGGTACCGGAATCATCACATCACCCATTTCACACTCCAGCTCGATGAGCTCCTCGCCGCAGCGATCTGCCAGCGACAGTCCTGCCTCGCCAACATCCGTGTCTTCATCTGTGATGTCCTCTTCGGGATCCAAAGGTGCCAACGATCATACCCACAACGGGTACAGCAATAGTGGCTTCGAGGGAGGCCGGGGAGGGGGAACGCACAGTAACCTACAAAGTTTAAGCTGCCAAAATGGGGGTGGACCGGGTGGAGGCGGTGGCGAAGGTGGAGGTGGCGGAGGCACCTCCACCCTAGATCAAAGCGTCTCCGAGGCCGTCTCCAACATATCCAGCCCGGACTACCAGGACGAGCACGATCTGCTCAGTACCCGGGACCTGGCCGCGATGGCCATCAGCGATCCCAGTGATTCCGACTCGACGATACTGGTTTCGGAAACCACGCATCGGGTGCACGATCGCGATCGTGACCGTGATCATAAGATTGTGATACAGGTGAAGGGGATGCACCAGCAGCTTCTGCATCTGCACCAGCAGGAAAGCGTTCGCTACTCGGAATCGACCGAGGACGAGCTAGCGGCCCTTGCCGACGATATGCCTACGATCATGCTCGGAGGGCAACAGGACGGTGGTCAAACGATGGGCAACACTGGCCGGGAATCTTCGCCACCCGTTTCCGATGACGGTTCGGATGTGGACTCGCTACACTCATTCCACTACTCGCCCAAGGCGGTAGATCTTCCGTCGGCGGAACGGCTCGCCAAGCGGCTGTACTACCTGGAAGGCTTCAAGAAGAGCGACGTTTCGCGGCATTTGAGTAAAAAGTAAGTAGCTTTTTTGATTACTATTTTTACTATCCACAAcataattttgatacaaaacttCATTAGGCATTCTATCTTTTTGAGTGGAAAAAGCGCTTGGTTGGTTTTTAAATGTCTTCTCACATGACGTTTAGAAgacaaaattagaagaaaacCTTAAGGCTCTGGAAAGACCTTAGCTAATACAACAAATTTCAGCTTGAATccattgtcttaaaattaatttagaatttttttttttacttttctcatGTTCAATGTGCGGAAGACTCTCTTTGGTATTCTGAAGAAATCTCAATCTAAAAGTCGGATTTCATTCTAGCAGCATAAGTCTCAATCcgctttgaatttttcatccaGAAGTCTCATCTCgctgtttaaatttttacttggAAAAGAGTCAAATGCATTGACTTCAATACAAAACGGAAATCTCAGCTGGCTTTGAAAGTGGAAGTCCCAATCCAGTTTGCTAAATTTGTATTTCCAAATTCCATAATGTTCACTCTGATGTAAAAATTCTGTAGAAATATTCATCCACCAAGCCGATTTTCtccaattttctaaaattttctgcAGGGAGGGattctttcttatttttgtcagCTGCTTCAAtactttaaaaagttttcaaaggaGAATACTTGCAGATTATCTATTTGAATAAGTTTAATCCACTTTGATATCTTAAAAGCGGGAGACCCAGTTAACTTGAATATTTGCAAGTGGAAGTCTCAATCCAATTAGCAATTTTCTCCTAGTGTAAATCTCCGAACGCTATATCTTCATCCATTAAGtagattttctcaaattttgtaaaattttctagAAGGAGAAGTCATAATcctccttgatttttttttgaagaagtaTCATTtcgctttaaaaaataaacttcgaTAAGTCTCAAAGcgcttttttaaaaaagaagacGTCTCCATTAGGTTGAAATGCTTTTAAAAGTAGAAGTCTCAATCCAGTTTGTCGTTTTCTACAAGTATCAATCTCCATTCTTTCTTTGTCTGCTGCTTCAATACTTTCTAAAGTTTCAAAAGAAGAATACTTCCAGATTATCAATTTGGAAAAGTTATAATCCACGTTGATATCTTAAAATGCGGAAGACTTAGTTCACTTGAATATTTACAGGTAGAAGTCTCAATCCAATTCGCAATTTCCTTCTAGTGTAAATCTCCAAACGCTATATCTTCATCCATCAAATAgattttctcagattttgtaaaattttctagaagtagaagtctcaatccaccttgaagtttttttttgtagaagtgTCATTTCGCTTTCGAAAATAAACGTCGATTAGTCTCAAAGCGcttttttaagaagaagaaaacgtCTCCGTtagttttgaatgttttaagAAGTGGAAATCTCAATCCAGTTTGTCGTTTTCTACCACTATCAATCtcttttctttcttattttttgtttgctgcTTCAATTCATTCTAaagtttcaaaagaaaaatactgCCAGATTATCtatttggataattttaaatCCACTTTGATATCTTTAAAAGCGGAAGACTCAATTCACTTGAATATTTACAGGTGGAAGTCTCAATcaaattcgtattttttttctagtgtaAATCTTCATACGCTATATCTTCACCTATCAAGtagattttctcatattttataaaattttctacagGCTGAAGTCTCAATCCACCTTGAGGTTTTTTTCGTAGGAGTCTCATTTCGCTTCCAGAAattaacttcgaaaaaaaagaagaaggcTTCTCCGTTTATTTTTAGTAATAGCCAAGCAGTCTTTATAATCCGaacatagaaatttattatttgtccaACGTTTCGGTGCTTGTTGGCACCATCTTCAGGGAAAAATAACGTATCTGTCCTTtgttaatttacttaaaaattaactCTTCGttagttttgaatgtttttaaatgtGGAAGTCTCAATCCAGTTTGTCGTTTTCTACAAGTATCCATCTCCattctttcttatttttgtctgCTGCTTCaatactttaaaatgtttcaaaagaaGAATACTTCCAGATTATCTATTTGGATGAGTTTTGATCCACTTTGATATCTTAAAAAGCGGAAGACTCAGTTCACTTGAATATTTACAGGCGAAAGTCTCAATCCAATTCACAATTTCCTTCTAGTGTAAATCTCCATTCTTAGGTTCTttcaagagtttttaaaaaGCAAATGTCTACGTCAAGTCTATCGTCGGAATATACTTTTGTTACCCTGTTTTTATGTTACTTTCAACTGTcagcaaaaatttcaatctgctattttattttgtataaatcaaattgaaaacctATGACTCCCGCTTAAGACATTTAACAGAAAGCcttaaggaaaaatttaaatcgaacTACCGAAAGTTCTGATAGTCCGGTTAGAAttttcctaacaagttttctttACAATTTCTTAAGGGGAACTCAcagattttgtacaaaataacaTAGAACAAGGATTGAGATTTCCGTTGATAACAGTATAATCTAGGATTAAGAGTTTGGTTTTGATTTAATGCTTCATACCTACAAGAGTCtccattcgttttttttttttcagagcaaAAGTTTCAATCCTCACTGATGTTTTCATTAGCGAACATCAACGAAAAGCCTCAATTCAtcggtaatttttaaaaacagaattttaaatctcaattttttgaCAACCGCCATTTTCAAATACAACTGATTGAGATTTCTGGTGGTAGAAAATAATACAATGAATTCTGCTCGTTGGAAATCTCTAAGTAAGTCAGGAATGAATCAGCATTGAGACTTTGGTTAAAAAATACCGATGAATTGAGACTTCCACTTGAATAAAATGACACAGCAGGTTAAGACTTCCGctgattaaaaaataacgaaGGATTGAGAATAAATACATGTTCATATTGAgtagtaaaagttttttaaaaactacaaaaatcgGTGTCGTTTCATGAGGATGAAGcctttctaatttttaatgAGCAACGAAGGTCGAATTTCGCTAATTCGCTAACAAATTCCCCAGCTTGTTTTGTGACATAACAACCATTCACTaatgaattttcttttgtttcctCAGCAACGAATTTAGCCGTGCCGTGGCCGACGAGTACTTGAAATTCTTCCTCTTCGAACGGTTAACGCTGGACGAGGCGCTGCGGCTATTCCTAAAACAGTTCTCCTTGTCGGGTGAAACCCAGGAACGGGAACGAGTCCTGGTGCATTTTAGCAAGCGGTACCTGGACTGCAACCCGGGATCCTTCAACTCGCAAGGTTTGTTTcgaattacatttttaaaaaacacaaatttatctatcatattttttccttttcagaTGCGGTTCACACGCTTACCTGTGCAATAATGCTGCTCAACACGGACCTGCACGGGCCCAACATCGGCCGGAAGATGACCTGCTCCGAGTTCATCGAGAACCTGAGCGAACTGAACGATGGGGAAAACTTCCCCAAAGACATCCTGAAGCAGCTGTACCAAGCGATCAAGACGCAACCGCTGGAATGGGCGCTGTATGTTCTTTGAGACAAATTTTAATCTTggtaaaaaaacttaatttaattttgtaatttcagGGACGACGAATCGCCGGATCAGCAGAAGATGGGCCCCGGAGGACGGCAAGATGGAAGCATGGGTGGCGGCAACGGAGGTGGAATGATGCAAGGTCCACCGGCCGGGCAGAATCCGTTCCTAGATCAACCGCAACCGGCCGCAATCGAGTACAAGAAGGGCTACGTGATGCGGAAGTGTTGCTACGAAACGAACTACAAGAAGAGTAAGTCTCCCCGGAGTCTGATCCCGCATGTTGAGGTGTTCAGTGTAGAATTTTAGATGCCTCAGTTTAACTTTCTTTTTAACTCAAAtctctttccaaattttttaccCTTAAAATAGTTATTGAACTTCTAACCACCTTCCTCGAGTAGTAGTTACAGTTGCATGCACTAAAATACTAATCTGCACCCCCACAAAGTACCAGTCTAGAAGCCTAGCCGGTCACGCCCATGCCGCAGTCACGCCTATGACGCAGGTTGTTGTGCTTTTCTTACAGCGCCGTTTGGCAAGCGATCGTGGAAGATGTTCTACTGCACCCTGCGTGATCTAGTCCTGTATCTGCACAAAGACGAGCACGGCTTCCGGAAGAACCAGATGTCCGACAACGTGCACAACGCCATCCGGATCCACCACGCGTTGGCCACCAAGGCTAGTGACTATACCAAAAAGCAGCACGTGTTCCGGTTGCAGACGGCCGACCAGTCCGAGTACCTGTTCCAGACGAGCGACTCGAAGGAGCTGCAATCGTGGATCGACACGATTAACTTCGTGTGTGCGTCCTTCTCGGCGCCGCCGCTCGAGGGTGGCGTCGGCAGCCAGAAGCGATTCCAGCGGCCGCTGCTGCCCTGTACCCATACGAAACTTTTACTGGTGAGTGGTTTTAGTAATACTTTATTAAACTATAAAAAGTTCAATATTTTGGTCCTTACTTTTAGCGAGATCAACTGGCATCGCACGAGGAGCAGGTTAACAAGCTGGAGAATCTGTTGGCCGAACACAAACGGTCAACCATCCCGACCAAGGGACTCGCACTGCAAAACTACAAGGAAAAGGAGGCTTATCTGTTGCATGAGGTACATCTTATTTCTATATGATTACTTACGGAGAGACCACTTTTGTTAAGATGAGGCTTGAATTCAAATCCAATTGGATCTTATTGACGATCTTGCCGCTTGATTTCATTTGGTAATGTTCTCTAAGGGCTGTTCCATAAATGTGCGAATTCTTCCCTGAAAACTAATTCTTCGGCTTAACGTATATGGTGATCAGATAAGTTTCTGCGTTCATGACCTTTTCAAAAGCAACACTCTGTGGGTACGAACTTCCAGAACCCTAGGCTAACGatatcaaaactattttcattttatgtGAAGTTTGTCCGAAATTTATGGGACATCAACTACGGCCGACAGCAAAATTGTTCAGA is a window encoding:
- the LOC129744719 gene encoding PH and SEC7 domain-containing protein isoform X1; its protein translation is MAEEELMVVLRKSEDATFGFSLLRTEGFPHVIYDIVENSPAAESGEVEAGDVIVRVNGTDVHGFTTKDVLKCLRLSTDPVTLELKRDPKIKAHVRKYLASVSNQHADGHHSQNSSSPSSPIHNRHSPASPLSERGPSRIQSPAVTGGSGSGRFGHRISSSDPSCRPSRIPQAVTAKNSWSAPQSPHGSLKPPRPSMIPTTTVANGGGGTPNQLQKSRDEHHNQYSNSPFGPQAPKKGFEAFMMTGDLILNLSRTPQSSGILPQAKKVDSLRDSPSHRASTKRKNGAVAPHAKCDSSPSSPGSSSNSNSCSEHNDGGSKLKPPGQDYKSKKSRSHELQVAAAEDQNTGSSIESIVNSSSKKLSAGSNHNNNHSSNNNNRLMEGGGEVRAEELVNSRNSSSEAAACGGAYSNSAGSSVDAEDEDENPDDLIDLRSMRTNTSGCVSSSLLGERNSARRDVRSSGPDGSFNSVTVQADDRTGAGSDSVDSSSGSSGGVANGDLHHRYHQSSRSKSSSSSGGGGTTVKSESSPEMSYSVPTSPTSLSAAPILEGYSSSLKKRELQLANSVPTSPESETQDIVRRGASSGHHHHHHYHHHHHHHQQQHTSSNSQQQSSSNSGGAAAAGQSASLMSASSSGVVRKCDAAGFRTSRSEDHLQQTQRDGGIGAVVPIDIDEDVNSSLNTLLDTRHDSEESQGSDHDRIVWTYNAPVSQANGGQPPTTGTGIITSPISHSSSMSSSPQRSASDSPASPTSVSSSVMSSSGSKGANDHTHNGYSNSGFEGGRGGGTHSNLQSLSCQNGGGPGGGGGEGGGGGGTSTLDQSVSEAVSNISSPDYQDEHDLLSTRDLAAMAISDPSDSDSTILVSETTHRVHDRDRDRDHKIVIQVKGMHQQLLHLHQQESVRYSESTEDELAALADDMPTIMLGGQQDGGQTMGNTGRESSPPVSDDGSDVDSLHSFHYSPKAVDLPSAERLAKRLYYLEGFKKSDVSRHLSKNNEFSRAVADEYLKFFLFERLTLDEALRLFLKQFSLSGETQERERVLVHFSKRYLDCNPGSFNSQDAVHTLTCAIMLLNTDLHGPNIGRKMTCSEFIENLSELNDGENFPKDILKQLYQAIKTQPLEWALDDESPDQQKMGPGGRQDGSMGGGNGGGMMQGPPAGQNPFLDQPQPAAIEYKKGYVMRKCCYETNYKKSCCAFLTAPFGKRSWKMFYCTLRDLVLYLHKDEHGFRKNQMSDNVHNAIRIHHALATKASDYTKKQHVFRLQTADQSEYLFQTSDSKELQSWIDTINFVCASFSAPPLEGGVGSQKRFQRPLLPCTHTKLLLRDQLASHEEQVNKLENLLAEHKRSTIPTKGLALQNYKEKEAYLLHELKRYKTYYYLLSSRMNSDQSLDFENLLQAMGGDALGGILLESDEILQRNRQNLSGGGGGGMIGSFGSAGANQTSSIIQQQPQLLGNQLQQQLDSMTTGGSNNGPSPDRSGGSSVSNRIESRMFKT
- the LOC129744719 gene encoding PH and SEC7 domain-containing protein isoform X3 — translated: MLDVSSFCTRMVEAGDVIVRVNGTDVHGFTTKDVLKCLRLSTDPVTLELKRDPKIKAHVRKYLASVSNQHADGHHSQNSSSPSSPIHNRHSPASPLSERGPSRIQSPAVTGGSGSGRFGHRISSSDPSCRPSRIPQAVTAKNSWSAPQSPHGSLKPPRPSMIPTTTVANGGGGTPNQLQKSRDEHHNQYSNSPFGPQAPKKGFEAFMMTGDLILNLSRTPQSSGILPQAKKVDSLRDSPSHRASTKRKNGAVAPHAKCDSSPSSPGSSSNSNSCSEHNDGGSKLKPPGQDYKSKKSRSHELQVAAAEDQNTGSSIESIVNSSSKKLSAGSNHNNNHSSNNNNRLMEGGGEVRAEELVNSRNSSSEAAACGGAYSNSAGSSVDAEDEDENPDDLIDLRSMRTNTSGCVSSSLLGERNSARRDVRSSGPDGSFNSVTVQADDRTGAGSDSVDSSSGSSGGVANGDLHHRYHQSSRSKSSSSSGGGGTTVKSESSPEMSYSVPTSPTSLSAAPILEGYSSSLKKRELQLANSVPTSPESETQDIVRRGASSGHHHHHHYHHHHHHHQQQHTSSNSQQQSSSNSGGAAAAGQSASLMSASSSGVVRKCDAAGFRTSRSEDHLQQTQRDGGIGAVVPIDIDEDVNSSLNTLLDTRHDSEESQGSDHDRIVWTYNAPVSQANGGQPPTTGTGIITSPISHSSSMSSSPQRSASDSPASPTSVSSSVMSSSGSKGANDHTHNGYSNSGFEGGRGGGTHSNLQSLSCQNGGGPGGGGGEGGGGGGTSTLDQSVSEAVSNISSPDYQDEHDLLSTRDLAAMAISDPSDSDSTILVSETTHRVHDRDRDRDHKIVIQVKGMHQQLLHLHQQESVRYSESTEDELAALADDMPTIMLGGQQDGGQTMGNTGRESSPPVSDDGSDVDSLHSFHYSPKAVDLPSAERLAKRLYYLEGFKKSDVSRHLSKNNEFSRAVADEYLKFFLFERLTLDEALRLFLKQFSLSGETQERERVLVHFSKRYLDCNPGSFNSQDAVHTLTCAIMLLNTDLHGPNIGRKMTCSEFIENLSELNDGENFPKDILKQLYQAIKTQPLEWALDDESPDQQKMGPGGRQDGSMGGGNGGGMMQGPPAGQNPFLDQPQPAAIEYKKGYVMRKCCYETNYKKSCCAFLTAPFGKRSWKMFYCTLRDLVLYLHKDEHGFRKNQMSDNVHNAIRIHHALATKASDYTKKQHVFRLQTADQSEYLFQTSDSKELQSWIDTINFVCASFSAPPLEGGVGSQKRFQRPLLPCTHTKLLLRDQLASHEEQVNKLENLLAEHKRSTIPTKGLALQNYKEKEAYLLHELKRYKTYYYLLSSRMNSDQSLDFENLLQAMGGDALGGILLESDEILQRNRQNLSGGGGGGMIGSFGSAGANQTSSIIQQQPQLLGNQLQQQLDSMTTGGSNNGPSPDRSGGSSVSNRIESRMFKT